A region from the Gammaproteobacteria bacterium genome encodes:
- the ilvA gene encoding threonine ammonia-lyase produces the protein MLSCDDIIAARGRIGDGVVETDCPRSLGLDRSRLGRVHFKAEFRQRTGSFKDRGSLNRLLLLEPTQREAGVVAASAGNHAQALAYHSARLGIPCTIVMPDAAPLIKVTKTRGYGARVIQTGATLTDGMARVAKLADEEGLTVVHAFDDPTVMAGQGTMALEVLEQVPDVNTLVVPIGGGGMISGVATVVKERRPGARVIGVEAAASPGAVASLEAGQPVHLERSDTLADGIAVKRIGDLTFPHIQALVDDVVVVDEEEIVRAIFFLMESEKMVVEGGGAVGVAAILGEKVRLGPGDVTVCILSGGNIDMNVASKIIDRGLWADGRLARLSVVVQDRPGYLNEVTAVVAIHGANVLHIEHTRAFGDISVGHVSIEMEIETRGRAHVAEIVAELRELGHQVGEVA, from the coding sequence ATGCTCTCTTGCGACGACATCATTGCGGCCCGCGGGCGCATCGGGGACGGCGTTGTTGAGACCGACTGCCCGCGCTCCCTCGGGCTCGACCGCTCCCGGCTGGGGCGCGTGCACTTCAAGGCCGAGTTCCGGCAGCGGACGGGTTCGTTCAAGGACCGCGGCTCGCTGAACCGACTGCTCCTGCTGGAGCCGACCCAGCGGGAGGCCGGGGTGGTCGCGGCCAGCGCGGGCAACCACGCCCAGGCGCTCGCGTACCACTCGGCGCGCCTGGGAATTCCGTGCACCATCGTGATGCCCGACGCCGCACCGCTCATCAAGGTGACCAAGACGCGCGGCTACGGGGCCCGCGTCATCCAGACCGGCGCGACCCTCACCGACGGCATGGCCCGCGTCGCGAAGCTGGCCGACGAGGAGGGCCTCACGGTGGTCCACGCCTTCGACGATCCCACGGTGATGGCGGGGCAGGGGACCATGGCGCTGGAGGTTCTGGAGCAGGTGCCAGACGTCAACACGCTGGTGGTTCCCATCGGGGGCGGCGGGATGATCTCGGGGGTCGCGACGGTGGTGAAGGAGCGCCGGCCGGGCGCCCGCGTCATCGGGGTGGAGGCGGCGGCTTCGCCGGGGGCGGTCGCATCGCTGGAGGCGGGCCAGCCCGTCCACCTGGAACGCTCGGACACCCTCGCCGACGGTATCGCGGTGAAGCGCATCGGCGACCTCACCTTCCCGCACATCCAGGCCCTCGTGGACGACGTGGTCGTGGTCGACGAGGAGGAGATCGTGCGCGCGATCTTCTTCCTCATGGAGTCGGAGAAGATGGTGGTCGAGGGAGGTGGGGCCGTGGGGGTGGCGGCGATTCTGGGCGAGAAGGTCCGCCTGGGCCCCGGCGACGTCACCGTGTGCATCCTCTCCGGGGGCAATATCGACATGAACGTGGCCTCGAAGATCATCGACCGCGGGCTGTGGGCGGACGGTCGCCTGGCGCGCCTCTCGGTGGTGGTGCAGGACCGGCCCGGCTACCTGAACGAAGTCACCGCCGTGGTCGCCATCCATGGGGCCAACGTGCTCCACATCGAACACACCCGCGCCTTCGGCGACATCTCCGTGGGCCACGTCAGCATCGAGATGGAGATCGAGACGCGCGGACGCGCTCACGTCGCCGAGATCGTCGCCGAACTGAGGGAGCTGGGACACCAGGTGGGCGAGGTGGCGTGA
- a CDS encoding TRAP transporter substrate-binding protein — protein MERRAFLGKAAVGAAAAGVLAASCGGGEQETGGGGAPAVITNPNVRWRLASSYPRTVDAIFDTATRCGESLSAMTDGRFQLRVYEANELVPAFEVMDAVQQGTVQVGHSPSYYYTGKAPVLAFDTCVPFGLTSRQQHAWLYDAGGLELISEIFSDFNIIPLPAGNTGAQMGGWFRREINTPTDLNGLKMRIPGLGAEVMDRLGVTVQNLAAQEIYPALERGAIDATEWVGPYDDEKLGFQNAARFYYYPGWWEPGPSTTFQVNRDAWNSIPSTYQEAFRVAVRSAAHGVETTYDSRNPAALRRLVEGGVQLRAFSPEIMEVSRVASQEILQERAAADATYRRVYDHWSAFRAEAFEWFGRAEWAYANAAFGQ, from the coding sequence CTGGAGAGAAGGGCGTTCCTCGGCAAGGCGGCCGTCGGAGCCGCGGCGGCCGGGGTGCTGGCCGCGTCGTGCGGCGGCGGGGAGCAGGAAACCGGGGGTGGCGGCGCGCCCGCGGTGATCACCAACCCGAACGTGCGCTGGCGCCTGGCGTCCAGCTATCCGCGCACCGTCGACGCCATCTTCGACACCGCCACCCGCTGCGGCGAGTCGCTCTCGGCGATGACCGACGGGCGCTTCCAGCTTCGCGTCTACGAGGCGAACGAGCTGGTGCCGGCCTTCGAGGTGATGGACGCCGTGCAGCAGGGCACCGTCCAGGTGGGCCACAGCCCGAGCTACTACTACACGGGCAAGGCGCCGGTGCTCGCCTTCGACACCTGCGTTCCCTTCGGCCTCACCTCCCGCCAGCAGCACGCCTGGCTGTACGACGCGGGCGGGCTCGAACTCATCAGCGAGATCTTTTCCGACTTCAACATCATCCCCCTGCCGGCCGGCAACACGGGCGCGCAGATGGGTGGCTGGTTCCGCCGCGAGATCAACACCCCGACGGACCTGAACGGACTCAAGATGCGCATCCCCGGGCTGGGCGCGGAGGTCATGGACCGGCTGGGCGTGACCGTCCAGAACCTCGCCGCGCAGGAGATCTATCCGGCGCTCGAGCGGGGCGCGATCGACGCCACCGAGTGGGTCGGGCCCTACGACGACGAGAAGCTCGGCTTCCAGAACGCCGCCCGCTTCTACTACTACCCCGGCTGGTGGGAGCCGGGGCCCTCGACCACCTTCCAGGTCAACCGGGACGCGTGGAACTCGATTCCCTCCACGTACCAGGAGGCCTTCCGCGTGGCGGTGCGCTCGGCCGCGCACGGCGTCGAGACCACGTACGACTCAAGGAATCCGGCCGCCCTCCGGCGTCTCGTCGAAGGCGGGGTCCAACTGCGCGCCTTCTCTCCCGAGATCATGGAAGTGTCGCGTGTGGCTTCGCAGGAGATCCTGCAGGAGCGGGCCGCCGCCGACGCCACCTACCGGCGCGTGTACGACCACTGGTCGGCGTTCCGCGCGGAGGCGTTCGAGTGGTTCGGCCGCGCGGAGTGGGCCTACGCGAACGCGGCCTTCGGGCAGTAG
- a CDS encoding nucleoside-binding protein has product MSRRFPTLASATVAAAFWLIAAPASAQLELHYQRGSILNPFSAASEPTHIFTLQHAGGWRAGGSFFFLDYSTDGVADGFNDRDLYGEWYPTLSLGSLAEGGVGFGPVNDVRLVAGVNLGIQSKVVKYVPGVELGWNIPGFIFVNTILGGFIDASSGLDGGGAPSTGDSFNFDVSWLSVFQLGSQSFSFTGHAEYMGAVTNEVGDEYPASILAQPQFRWDVGQALTRAANVLHVGVEYQLWTNKLGTTRDESVVQLLVVWQLD; this is encoded by the coding sequence ATGAGTCGTCGATTTCCAACGCTCGCGTCCGCGACGGTCGCCGCTGCGTTCTGGCTCATCGCCGCGCCGGCGTCGGCCCAACTGGAGCTCCACTACCAGCGCGGCAGCATCCTGAACCCCTTCTCCGCCGCCAGCGAGCCGACCCACATCTTCACGCTGCAACACGCCGGAGGATGGCGCGCGGGAGGCTCCTTCTTCTTCCTGGACTATTCCACCGACGGCGTCGCGGACGGCTTCAACGACCGGGATCTGTATGGCGAATGGTATCCGACGCTGAGCCTGGGTTCACTGGCGGAGGGAGGCGTCGGTTTCGGGCCGGTGAACGATGTCCGGCTGGTCGCGGGCGTCAACCTCGGCATCCAGTCAAAGGTCGTGAAGTACGTGCCCGGCGTGGAACTGGGCTGGAACATCCCCGGATTCATCTTCGTGAACACGATTCTCGGGGGCTTCATCGACGCCAGCAGCGGGCTTGACGGCGGCGGCGCGCCGAGCACGGGAGACAGCTTCAACTTCGACGTGAGCTGGCTCTCCGTCTTCCAGCTGGGCAGTCAGTCGTTCTCGTTCACCGGGCACGCCGAGTACATGGGCGCCGTTACAAACGAGGTTGGGGACGAATACCCGGCCAGCATCCTCGCCCAACCCCAGTTCAGATGGGATGTGGGACAGGCGCTGACCCGGGCCGCGAACGTCCTCCACGTGGGCGTGGAATACCAGCTCTGGACCAACAAGCTGGGAACGACCCGCGACGAGAGTGTGGTGCAGCTACTCGTGGTCTGGCAGTTGGATTGA
- a CDS encoding endonuclease/exonuclease/phosphatase family protein gives MFFPESSPVSAPRRYIAASVAPAFFFLPALIPALIACGGDAVAPSPPPVEPDPVEPQPPPDPPAIQIPAQGTSATLDVATWNLLYFGAANQGPDDEPLQMARVRDVILGTDADLWGVQEVTDADAFAALLDRLPGYRGFLADDASVSGGSGAYSRGELKVGLIYKPSVAEVAGARVILTDLDYEFAGRPPLEVQLRVTLGGASRDVVLIVLHAKAIADETSWERRMAAGEGLREYLDATWPDRAVLVPGDWNDDVDESITRGRDTPYRVFVDAAPEWVFPTASLSAARARSMPRYTEVIDHILASDEAMAWYEEGSAMVYQVDEFIDAYLDTTSDHLPVMARFAPEG, from the coding sequence ATGTTCTTCCCAGAAAGCAGCCCGGTCTCTGCGCCGCGCCGTTACATCGCCGCATCCGTCGCGCCCGCATTCTTCTTCCTGCCCGCGCTGATTCCGGCCCTGATCGCGTGCGGCGGGGACGCCGTCGCGCCGTCTCCGCCACCGGTCGAGCCCGATCCCGTCGAGCCACAGCCTCCGCCGGATCCACCGGCGATCCAGATTCCTGCCCAGGGAACATCCGCGACGCTCGACGTCGCCACCTGGAACCTCCTCTACTTCGGAGCCGCGAACCAGGGACCCGATGACGAGCCCTTGCAGATGGCGCGCGTCCGCGACGTGATTCTGGGAACCGACGCCGACCTGTGGGGGGTGCAGGAGGTGACCGACGCGGATGCCTTCGCCGCGCTGCTGGATCGGCTGCCCGGGTACCGGGGATTCCTCGCCGACGACGCGTCGGTATCCGGCGGATCCGGCGCCTACAGCCGCGGGGAACTCAAGGTCGGCCTCATCTACAAGCCGTCGGTCGCGGAGGTCGCCGGCGCCCGCGTCATCCTGACCGATCTGGACTACGAGTTCGCGGGCCGCCCGCCGCTGGAGGTGCAGCTTCGCGTGACGCTGGGGGGCGCGAGCCGGGATGTCGTCCTGATCGTACTGCACGCCAAGGCCATCGCCGACGAGACCTCATGGGAGCGGCGCATGGCGGCGGGCGAAGGCCTGAGGGAGTACCTCGACGCCACATGGCCGGACCGCGCGGTGCTCGTACCCGGGGACTGGAACGACGACGTGGACGAGTCGATCACGCGCGGGCGCGATACGCCCTATCGCGTATTCGTGGACGCGGCCCCGGAGTGGGTGTTCCCCACCGCCAGCCTGAGCGCCGCGCGGGCGCGGTCGATGCCGCGCTACACCGAGGTGATCGATCACATCCTGGCGTCGGACGAAGCGATGGCGTGGTACGAGGAGGGATCGGCCATGGTGTACCAGGTGGACGAGTTCATCGACGCCTACCTGGACACCACCAGCGACCATCTGCCCGTGATGGCGCGATTCGCGCCGGAGGGGTGA
- a CDS encoding serine hydrolase, translating to MKSSQRPQPVTSTLLSAIAGAILLLGAAGLQAQDAYFPPPGDWERRSPESMGMNPELLQQAVDFAIASESTAPRDLEVAHALSWNTEPFDEAIGPLKVRGPQSGIVVKDGYIVAEWGETRRVDPTFSVAKSFLSSTVGLAWDRGLIRDVNDAVHEYMPPLILPVGDGEPGMEADGRGVPTPVSLFDSEHNQKITWDHLLRQTSDWEGTLWGKPDWGDRPGRDVAANRNRPRNEPGTAYKYNDVRVNLLALAALQVWRRPLPQVLREHIMDPIGASNTWRWYGYENSWVNVDGEMMQSVSGGTHWGGGMNLSAEDQARFGYFTLHKGSWDGEQLLSEEWLDMAETPGSVNEMYGFMNFFLNTGQRSYSSTPESSFSHRGAGTNLVYVDRDNDLVVVARWIQGGAIDEFLGMVIASSVVAEERR from the coding sequence ATGAAGTCATCACAGCGGCCCCAGCCGGTCACGTCCACCCTCCTCTCCGCCATCGCCGGCGCGATCCTGCTGCTCGGCGCGGCCGGCCTGCAGGCGCAGGACGCCTACTTCCCGCCGCCGGGCGACTGGGAGCGCAGGTCCCCGGAGTCGATGGGCATGAACCCGGAACTCCTGCAGCAGGCGGTCGATTTCGCGATCGCGAGCGAGAGCACCGCGCCGCGCGACCTGGAGGTGGCGCACGCGCTCAGCTGGAACACCGAGCCCTTCGACGAGGCCATCGGCCCGCTCAAAGTGCGGGGTCCGCAGAGCGGCATCGTCGTCAAGGACGGCTACATCGTCGCCGAATGGGGCGAGACCAGGCGCGTCGATCCGACGTTCAGCGTCGCCAAGAGCTTTCTCTCATCGACCGTGGGGCTGGCCTGGGACCGCGGACTCATCCGCGACGTCAACGACGCGGTGCACGAGTACATGCCCCCGCTGATTCTGCCGGTGGGCGACGGCGAGCCCGGCATGGAGGCGGACGGCCGCGGCGTGCCGACCCCCGTGTCGCTCTTCGACTCCGAGCACAACCAGAAGATCACCTGGGATCATCTGCTGAGGCAGACCAGCGACTGGGAGGGCACGCTCTGGGGCAAGCCCGACTGGGGCGACCGGCCGGGGCGCGACGTCGCGGCCAACCGCAACCGCCCGCGCAACGAGCCCGGCACGGCCTACAAGTACAACGACGTGCGCGTGAACCTGCTGGCGCTGGCGGCGCTCCAGGTCTGGCGCCGGCCCCTGCCTCAGGTGCTGCGCGAGCACATCATGGATCCCATCGGCGCCTCCAACACCTGGCGCTGGTACGGCTACGAGAACTCGTGGGTGAACGTCGACGGCGAGATGATGCAGTCGGTGAGCGGCGGAACCCACTGGGGCGGCGGAATGAACCTGAGCGCTGAGGACCAGGCCCGCTTCGGCTACTTCACCCTGCACAAGGGCAGCTGGGACGGCGAGCAGCTGCTCTCGGAGGAATGGCTGGACATGGCCGAGACCCCGGGTTCGGTGAACGAGATGTACGGCTTCATGAACTTCTTCCTGAACACCGGCCAGCGCTCGTATTCCAGCACGCCCGAGTCGTCGTTCAGCCACCGGGGCGCGGGGACCAACCTGGTCTACGTCGATCGCGACAACGACCTGGTGGTGGTTGCGCGCTGGATCCAGGGCGGCGCCATCGACGAGTTCCTGGGGATGGTGATCGCGTCGTCAGTCGTCGCCGAGGAGCGGCGCTGA
- a CDS encoding TRAP transporter large permease subunit, translating to MENLLAPLMFIGVFAMIFLGYPVAFALGGTSLIFAFIGISMGLFEWGLMYALPQRIFGVMSNLVLVAIPFFIFMGVVLEKSRLAEDLLTTIGKLFGTLRGGLALAVVFVGAMLAAATGVVGASVVAMGLISLPIMLRYGYSKTLSTGVILASGTLGQIIPPSVVLIVLADQLGISVGDLFLGALIPGLSLAGMYAIYVGLVAKVSPASAPALPPEVRDAAGWKLARQVLTVLMPPLVLILLVLGSIFAGIATPTEAGAVGAVGAIGLAAVNRRLSWKVLREASEYTTSLTAMVMFILVGSTAFALVFRGLNGDLWIEHLLTTLPGGRIGLLIVANLAIFVLGFFLDFFEIAFIIIPLLAPAAALLDIDLVWFGVMIGMNIQTSFLTPPFGFALFYLRGVAPPEVRTSEMYRAVIPFIVIQLIGLVLIMTFPEMVTGLVNR from the coding sequence ATGGAGAACCTCCTTGCGCCGCTGATGTTCATCGGCGTCTTCGCGATGATCTTCCTGGGATACCCGGTGGCGTTCGCGCTGGGCGGCACCTCCCTCATCTTCGCCTTCATTGGCATCTCCATGGGGCTCTTCGAGTGGGGGCTGATGTACGCCCTGCCCCAGCGCATCTTCGGGGTGATGTCCAACCTGGTGCTGGTGGCGATCCCCTTCTTCATCTTCATGGGGGTGGTGCTGGAGAAGTCGCGCCTGGCGGAGGACCTCCTCACTACCATCGGCAAGCTCTTCGGCACGCTGCGCGGCGGGCTGGCGCTGGCGGTGGTGTTCGTGGGCGCGATGCTGGCGGCGGCGACGGGCGTGGTGGGAGCGTCGGTGGTGGCGATGGGGCTCATCTCGCTCCCCATCATGCTGCGCTACGGCTACTCGAAGACGCTCTCCACCGGGGTGATCCTGGCGTCGGGGACCCTCGGGCAGATCATCCCGCCCAGCGTCGTGCTGATCGTGCTGGCCGACCAGTTGGGTATCTCCGTCGGCGACCTCTTCCTGGGCGCGCTGATCCCGGGGCTCTCGCTGGCCGGAATGTACGCGATCTACGTGGGGCTGGTCGCCAAGGTGAGCCCCGCGTCCGCGCCCGCGCTCCCCCCCGAGGTGCGCGATGCCGCGGGGTGGAAGCTGGCCCGCCAGGTGCTCACCGTGCTGATGCCGCCCCTGGTGCTGATCCTGCTCGTGCTGGGCAGCATCTTCGCCGGGATCGCCACGCCCACCGAAGCGGGAGCGGTGGGGGCGGTGGGGGCGATCGGGCTGGCGGCCGTCAACCGGCGCCTGTCGTGGAAGGTGCTCCGCGAGGCCAGCGAGTACACCACCTCGCTCACCGCCATGGTGATGTTCATCCTGGTGGGCTCGACCGCCTTCGCGCTGGTCTTCCGCGGCCTCAACGGCGACCTCTGGATCGAACACCTGCTCACCACGCTCCCGGGCGGGCGCATCGGCCTGCTGATCGTGGCCAACCTGGCGATCTTCGTGCTGGGCTTCTTCCTCGACTTCTTCGAGATCGCCTTCATCATCATCCCGCTGCTCGCCCCGGCGGCCGCCCTGCTGGACATCGATCTGGTCTGGTTCGGGGTGATGATCGGGATGAACATCCAGACCTCGTTCCTGACCCCGCCCTTCGGCTTCGCCCTCTTCTACCTGCGGGGCGTGGCTCCACCCGAAGTGCGAACATCGGAGATGTACCGGGCGGTCATCCCCTTCATCGTGATCCAGCTCATCGGCCTGGTGCTGATCATGACCTTCCCGGAGATGGTCACGGGGCTGGTGAACCGATAA